TCAGGCttcagcacacacagacatcagcaAGAGAGTCACAGCGTTTCAGTACGAGCTgatcagaggagagagagcgacagcAGGAGAGACACTTTCACCTACAGGTAAACCCGAGATTCAGGATTTGGCCATTTTTAACAGCTAATATGTTCTTTTTAGTCtagttatattttattcatttaaatatattcattcgTTTATGCATTAAAGTCGTGTAACGCACACCTAGCCCTGGATTATCCCGCTTACACCATGGTTACCTGCCAGCACTGACgagttaaagctgtaaatttgaaaaaaattagtCAAAATTTGAGTGAAAGGATAGAAATAACAGTGAATTCTcattagttattttatatacgGGTCGTTAGATCTAGAATTCTGCCCGCTCTAAATCATACACAGAGATAAACTAGTGCGATAAGATTACATGTATTTGagtgaattataataaatagttattagagagagagagagagagagagagagagagagagagagaaagaaagaaagaaaagagtacCTGTGTCTGTGCCTCCTTCTCTACTAATAATGAAGCTGTGAGTTTATCTCCTGTATGTTTAACTGTAACTGTTTGTTACTATGGTTACAGTTGTTTATAAGCAGCGCGTTAATTTAGAGCGGTGATTAAACTGACTGGAACTACCTGCGTAATCAACGGTTTGAACCCacaccttccagccaatcagattcgagtaTTCAGACAGACCATGGTATAATGTTAGCTTATTGTTAGTCAGATTTAGTTGATGAAAAATGGTCAATTTTACTTAGCTaaaagtttttgtcttttttttttcccctgcatttttcaccaaactgtgaatgtaatgtaaaagtTGTGAATGTAACGTAGCTGCATTTCCTCGTAAGTGGTAATTCGCAGGTCACAGTGATGTCACTTTCGACCTCGGCGTATTCGACATACGGAGTATGAAgtaacatggacgcctccatcttcgtcttttgttagcaatacactcgccagctaactgtgatgagtgatgcatgaacagtttttttttcctcaaaacagtgaactggaGAGTCAGTGTtgtagatttaacaagtgaatgtgtctgtatgttgattaatctaaagctaatacgtGTATAAACAGTACGACTCATGTAAAGGGAAGAAGTGCGATtttgtttacttctgatgctgtgagcggccatgttgatgtGACATCACTCCATAAATGGGCGAGGAACTCGTAGCTGCGAAGGTTACCCCAAGTTAGTAGAAATTTCTAGTTGAGAGGGTGTTTTCTTCGTTTTTTCCTGGTCGGAGGTGGGAATTACAGGTTACAACCTCGATCGATGCAGCATAAATATGTACTAGTTTTTTGATAAGGAGCTCGTGGTTGCAGACTTTTCGTCTTTGATGTGTGTTTGCGAGCTGATTGCTGTCGGTCTGTGTCCCTGTGTTTTGTCTCATGACTAACGACCTGATAACGACTTCGGTCACGCTGATTAGAGACGTCGGCGCGTAACTCCACACCCAGCTGATGTGAGAGGTGAAAGATGGGGGGAGAGAAAGTGCTAGAAATGATCAAAGAGAGATGGGGGgttggaaagaaagaaggagggaaagaGGAGAGTTTTTACAGCCATGGACTAGACAGAGCCCTGAAAAACgaccccatacacacacacacacacacacacacctcccactTTCATGTTCGTagtgacataaaaaaataaacagtgtaatCAGAAGGTCCAGCTCGGGTCAGGTCAGCCTCTCTCGCTGCCAATCACGGCATCACCTTACGCATGAGCGCCCcgtttgtttattaaacatgaTTGGTTAAACGGCGCGTTTGAttgcttctgattggtcggctTGTAACAGATGTAATGAAAGGCAGCTTTGTATCGACCCAGCAGGgttaaaatgtcatgtttacTCCATGTCTGGAATtaaaacagtgaaacaaaagCGCTTCTCTTgtgcttttaaaaaacaatatatagtcgaattttttttgttttatttaatttgaggTCTCCCTGAAATGTCACATGCTAAAAGATTAACACTGGCCCATTGACACAGAGTCAGGAGGAGTTCATACCACATCCatcttactgagaaactgcaaagaagcgtaaactcctctgtcctgaagatgtcagaaaacttacatactgttacagagcactgacactggagactccttccataaatgttacataaacatctccttacagaaaacttatcaccatatcaatgatttttaaatccgtttatgcAGTGTTCActgtacacatccctgtgaacgagctgttactatagaaaagataatgtattagaacaagtgtgttaatataaacctgtgatttgcagctgcactactgtcagagctgctgctatagaaaattaaccaacaccttctgaccaatcacaatccagaactcagcagtgTTTTGGTACAAGTCAAGTTATTTTGGTCTAATAAATTTGGTTAGAAAAGTCTGTTTAGCTAGTTTATTTAGcaaggtttacacacacacacacacacacacacacactaaggatATGGGATTTGTTAGATGAAATGAAGTTTGGGGTTCCTCCTGGGCCTTCACCTGTTAGCTTTACTCACTTTAACTCAGACACGCCtcagggggtgtgtgtggggggggggagagagagagagagcgagcgtgagagagagagagagagagagagagagagagagagagagagagagagagagagactatataCACAGAAGGGTATGAATCAGACACTAATACACTGTGTATTTTATGGAAAaagtatttgtgtatttgtgaaaaataacacacacacacacacacacacgcacacactgacCCTGTGACCAGGGGTTAGTAAAAGAGGTGGGGGTTGCAATGGGGAGTCTCTGAAGTGTAACTCTAccatgcgcgtgtgtgtgtgtgtgtgcgtgtgtgtgtgcgtgtgtgtgcgtgtgtgtgtgtgtgtgtgtgtgtgtgtgtgtgtgtgtgtgtgtgtgtgtgtgttgtgttttgacTTGAATTAGTCTTGGTACTTTAAACCCTTCCAGTGTCCCTGTTCCCTATTCTGACTCTAAATGCTTAGACACTCAGTCACAgttacacacacgctcacatacgcacgcacacacacacacacacacacgatcacacacgcgcacacacacacacacacacacacacacacacacacacacacagagcgagaaAAACATTACTCTGTAGGGGGTTAAAAAAGCAATCCACCCCTTTCCAAACCCTCATCCTGTAAACACCCCAGGATTGggatagcacacacacacacacacacacagacaggagttGGGGTGTTGAAAACGGGGggaaggaaggatggagggaGTAAAAGTGCAGGAAGAATGAGGGAGCATTTggacagaggtgtgtgtgtgtgtgtgtgtgtgtgtgtgagtgaaggaTGAATGAGTGGAAAGATCAGACGCGAGACAGGAAACACAGACTTTGCAGGAAATCACCGCCACGTGGCGTCTCCCAGTTCACGCCAAAACACATacgaagggaaaaaaacaacacacacacacacaccatacatatATAAACTTATGAAATGTAGCTTAAATTAAACCTAAACCTAGTTCAGTTCTGTTTCAGTTATTAGATGTCAGTCATCAAAAAGCGTACAGATTTGTTACTTCAAGTATCTTGGACAGTCATGTAACATTTCTAATAATTGTGCCCATGTAGTCATGCTGATAAGGTTAAAGGTCACACAcattacccatcatccccctgTGCCTAAACACAGTCTGAAGAGTATGAAAGGATCCAGATTTACAGAGATTTCATTTGCAAACCAATTGAATGAACATGTAGTAAAATTAAGTTGCTtcaatttaaaagaaagaaagaaagcgattccaaaacaaatccataaattgaGACAAATAAGTTTAGCCGTTCAGTTAGAACAAAAGTAAAGgcactgtgtctgtttttttaaaacccacAATACTAAAGCTGCAACTAATCAGATCATGCCTTCGGTATTACAGGGTTATATCTGAATTAAGAATGAATCTGTGTtaagatagaaccttataatagcAAGGGTAGGaaattagagagaaagagagagagaatgaggtaAACATATGCATGTTTAGAATGTAATGCTTGTGTTCGCTGAGCTATCATtaatggtcatgtgatcactgTTCACGATTATACATTAGAGTTGGGTTTTCATGTGTGTCTCAAACTGATAGACTGTGTGTGGGCAGGTTTTCACATCTTGGTGGAGACCAAATGTTCCCACTAGGAGAGGATTATCTGATAGTtatgaccttgtggggacatttggctggtcacCGCTCTGTAAACTGcagctgttatttaaaaaaaaaaaaaaaaaaaaaactaaaagagccaaatggtttccttttggttactagggttaaggtcagggttagatttagatgtAGAATAGCATTAatgaaatgcattattaatCAACAGAAAGTCCTCACAAGGACAGTAagacaacgtgtgtgtgtgtgtgtgtgtgtgtgtgtttcagatcccTGTACACCCTGCACTGATGATGAGATTCTCATGGCTGTCTGCACCAGTGACTTCGGTAATGATATCATGTCTTCACTCCATCATCTCAACTCTTTTTCAGTTATAACTTTTCCCCAATCTCATGTGATCTActccatatttttttctcatgagTAGCGTGTAAGTTTGTTTGACCTCTTGTGGTCCCTGACCTCAGCGATACACAGATCAGTTTAACGTAAAAGTTACGGCATTATTATTGCAGCATGTGACGACAGTAGCCATCGTCGGGTCCAGCAAAGCAAGACAAGGACATTTTAGTTAacagagattttaaaataaataaatcaactcaAGGACAATTCTGAAAACTATGCTTTGTGATGaaattatattgatttttcgTTTAGTTGGCACTAAAACCACATCTGATCAGAAGGATATTTTGCGTTATTTgtgcaataaaaacattattcctgtatgttattttaagaaattaaaacagTTGTGCAGCTACAATGTTGCTTTTGACACAAAAAATACTTATGCGCTAATATTGTCTTATATGTACCTGCGCACATATACCTAACTCTGTtgtcttctctctctatttcttcaCACCTCAGTGGTGAGAGGCAGCATCGAGTCCGTCATGGACGGCGGGGATGATGAGCAGCAGGCGTCGATGCTGGTGTCAGTGAGTCGCCTGTTTCGCCAAAAGCGGCGCGTTTTCGAGGGACGAGGGCGCAGCCGGTGGTCAGGACGTGTAATGGTCCCACGGAGTTGCGCCATCCAGGTGGAGCAGGGATCAGATTCAGGAGTGGgacagtgggcggggcttgaGGAGTTTCTGTTCACGGGAGCCGTAAGGTTCGGCGAGGCGTGGCTCGGCTGCGCTCCTCAATATCAAGACTTTTTACTGATGTACCAGGCCGCCGTGGAATCAGGAAGTAACCCCTGCCATATGGACGTGAACTGAAAACACGGACAGGATCACGTGTACAATCAATTTTGTGGGCAACCAATCAAAGACCTACTCTAAATTTAGGGTCTTTGGTTCCTACAATGATGAAGCTGTTTTTGGAGTTGTATAAACAGCACGCTGTGTGTTGTTTGTAGCTGTTGCTGCCAGTTTGGAGCCGATATGAAGGATCTAAAGACTCAAAGCCtgagactgagtgtgtgttattagagCTTTTCCGCTGGACATTGTGTTACAGCACAGCTTGATTCCGCATGTTGTGCCATTCTGAATTGTGTGCCAAGT
This Pangasianodon hypophthalmus isolate fPanHyp1 chromosome 26, fPanHyp1.pri, whole genome shotgun sequence DNA region includes the following protein-coding sequences:
- the metrnlb gene encoding meteorin-like protein → MSMRMRMKVLRALLLLCVCASALAQYSSDQCSWRGSGLTHEAHARDVEQVYLRCSEGSLEWLYPTGAIIVNLRPNTVPEAGAETRLSACVKPRGDSRGASVFVERAGVMRMLLSEEEQAAGRVRCFSLDEGALFVQASAHTDISKRVTAFQYELIRGERATAGETLSPTDPCTPCTDDEILMAVCTSDFVVRGSIESVMDGGDDEQQASMLVSVSRLFRQKRRVFEGRGRSRWSGRVMVPRSCAIQVEQGSDSGVGQWAGLEEFLFTGAVRFGEAWLGCAPQYQDFLLMYQAAVESGSNPCHMDVN